A section of the Methanosarcina mazei S-6 genome encodes:
- the purE gene encoding 5-(carboxyamino)imidazole ribonucleotide mutase has product MTDVVIILGSKSDKEVARKATEVFDRFGIEYTITVASAHRTPARLAEIIETAHKTDVKAFIAIAGLSAHLPGVVASSTIKPVIGVPVNSALDGIDALLSIAQMPTGIPVACVGIGRGDNAAILAVQLLAVENGELAEKLSNYRKELVEMIEKDAESLMDELVTAGRAAS; this is encoded by the coding sequence ATGACTGATGTTGTAATAATCCTTGGCAGCAAATCCGATAAAGAAGTAGCAAGAAAGGCAACCGAAGTCTTTGACAGGTTTGGTATTGAATATACCATCACTGTTGCATCCGCACACAGGACCCCTGCGAGGCTTGCTGAAATAATTGAAACTGCGCATAAAACCGACGTAAAGGCATTTATTGCTATTGCCGGGCTCTCAGCCCATCTTCCAGGAGTTGTGGCTTCAAGCACTATAAAACCTGTAATCGGAGTCCCTGTAAACTCAGCACTTGATGGGATTGACGCCCTCCTGTCTATTGCCCAGATGCCTACGGGAATTCCGGTTGCCTGTGTGGGAATCGGAAGAGGGGATAATGCTGCAATTCTTGCCGTTCAGCTGCTGGCAGTGGAAAACGGGGAGCTTGCGGAAAAGCTTTCGAATTATCGAAAAGAGCTTGTCGAGATGATTGAGAAGGACGCAGAAAGCTTGATGGACGAGCTTGTCACTGCAGGCAGGGCAGCAAGCTAA